A section of the Kribbella sp. HUAS MG21 genome encodes:
- a CDS encoding isochorismatase family protein — translation MTSPTGTPTCDALIVVDMQTAFVSGTDAVPGAAQLLDRVGELLDRARAADVVVVHLQNDGPPGADDEPETPGWELYLPVKPGPREHVVRKPRDDGFDGTPLGELLVSAGVRSLAICGVMSEMCVRATATTALARGYQVVLPYDAHATYDVPAVPGVADRIPAHVASRVAAYSLGDQPHNTVPTSAVTFTSRS, via the coding sequence ATGACCTCACCCACCGGTACGCCGACCTGCGACGCCCTGATCGTGGTGGACATGCAAACCGCCTTCGTCTCCGGAACCGACGCAGTACCGGGCGCTGCGCAACTCCTCGACCGGGTCGGCGAACTACTTGACCGGGCGCGCGCCGCCGACGTGGTCGTCGTACATCTGCAGAACGACGGCCCGCCCGGCGCGGACGACGAACCCGAAACGCCCGGCTGGGAGCTGTACCTGCCGGTGAAGCCCGGGCCGCGCGAACACGTCGTCCGGAAGCCGCGCGACGACGGCTTCGACGGAACGCCACTCGGGGAGCTGCTGGTGTCGGCCGGCGTACGTTCGCTCGCCATCTGCGGGGTGATGTCAGAGATGTGCGTCCGCGCGACGGCGACGACCGCTCTCGCCCGCGGGTACCAGGTCGTCCTCCCGTACGACGCCCACGCCACCTACGACGTCCCCGCCGTACCAGGCGTCGCCGATCGCATCCCGGCCCACGTCGCGTCGCGCGTCGCCGCTTACTCCTTGGGCGATCAGCCCCACAACACCGTGCCCACCAGCGCTGTCACCTTCACCTCCCGCTCGTAG
- a CDS encoding ComEC/Rec2 family competence protein: MRVDEDPVLRQSAGSRRPPYVVVRATITEVRSRAHGQLRTVRVRTPVLVVGTAKWATVRYGQHVDANGRLERADNGSEIAAMFSTRSPPRPVDEPPWWLRAAEQVRAGLRASVANEPEDVRGLVPALVMGDVSGVSSELNADFQTTGLTHLAAVSGTNLTLLLAFVLPVARLVGVRARGLTVVGGMTVVVFVVLARPQPSVLRAAAMGVVALLALTSGGGRRRAVRSLSVAVIVLLLLDTSLARSAGFALSVLATAGIVLLGPGWRDALARWLPGWLADAIACPLAAQLACTPVVAWISGEVSLVAVATNLLAAPAVGPATILGFVAAGVAMISTEAAQLVGWAAGWPARWIILVAREGADLPGAAGAWPATVVGVAVLTLLCVALVLGLHRILARPIAMIIAVVVLAVVVLRPAGSLGWPPDDWLLVACDVGQGDGLVLRAGEGTAVVVDTGPDPAAMDRCLKDLGIQRIPVVVLSHFHADHVGGLAGVLSDRQVGEIEVTPYFSPRAEYDRVVELAGQHGVEVRTAAYQEQRAVGQVSWTTLWPAKVPALPAADTSSATPSATPSVTPGAASSVTPGAASSVMPGATSSASSSDEGSPENNASVTMMVELSGLRILLTGDLEPESQRAVVATGADLRADVLKVPHHGSAQQDPGFIAAVDARLALISAGRDNDYGHPAPRTLDLLSHNALRIATTNVSGPLLITNTNNHLALTTRPAHRADEPTSGR; the protein is encoded by the coding sequence ATGCGGGTCGACGAGGATCCCGTGCTTCGGCAGAGCGCGGGCAGCAGGCGGCCGCCGTACGTGGTGGTGCGGGCGACGATCACGGAGGTCCGGAGTCGGGCCCACGGACAACTGAGGACTGTGCGGGTTCGTACGCCGGTGCTCGTTGTCGGGACTGCCAAGTGGGCGACGGTCAGATACGGCCAGCACGTCGATGCGAACGGCCGGCTCGAGCGAGCTGACAACGGGTCCGAGATCGCCGCGATGTTCTCGACCAGGTCTCCGCCGCGGCCGGTCGACGAGCCGCCGTGGTGGTTGCGGGCGGCTGAGCAGGTTCGCGCGGGACTGCGGGCCTCGGTGGCGAACGAGCCGGAGGATGTACGCGGCCTCGTCCCGGCGCTGGTGATGGGCGACGTCTCCGGAGTTTCGAGCGAGTTGAACGCCGACTTCCAGACGACGGGTCTCACGCACCTGGCGGCGGTTTCCGGTACCAACCTCACGCTGTTGCTCGCGTTCGTGCTCCCGGTGGCGCGGTTGGTCGGCGTCCGAGCACGCGGGTTGACGGTGGTCGGCGGGATGACGGTCGTCGTGTTCGTCGTTCTCGCGCGCCCGCAGCCGAGCGTCCTCCGCGCAGCTGCCATGGGCGTGGTCGCGCTGCTCGCGTTGACCAGTGGGGGTGGGCGGCGCCGCGCCGTACGTAGCCTGTCGGTCGCGGTGATCGTGCTCCTGCTGCTCGATACGTCACTCGCGCGCTCGGCCGGGTTCGCGTTGTCGGTGCTCGCGACTGCGGGCATCGTCCTGCTCGGCCCAGGTTGGCGCGACGCGCTCGCCAGATGGCTGCCCGGATGGTTGGCGGACGCGATCGCATGTCCGCTCGCTGCGCAGCTTGCGTGTACGCCGGTGGTCGCGTGGATCTCGGGCGAGGTCTCGCTGGTGGCCGTCGCGACGAATTTGTTGGCAGCACCAGCAGTCGGCCCGGCAACCATCCTCGGCTTCGTGGCGGCCGGGGTCGCGATGATCAGTACCGAAGCGGCGCAGCTCGTCGGCTGGGCTGCGGGTTGGCCCGCCCGCTGGATCATTCTCGTAGCCCGCGAGGGCGCCGACCTGCCCGGAGCCGCAGGCGCCTGGCCCGCGACCGTGGTCGGTGTCGCGGTACTGACACTGCTCTGCGTTGCGCTCGTACTAGGTCTCCACCGCATCCTCGCCCGGCCGATCGCCATGATCATCGCGGTCGTCGTGCTGGCGGTCGTCGTACTGCGGCCCGCCGGGTCGCTCGGGTGGCCGCCCGACGACTGGCTGCTTGTCGCGTGCGATGTCGGGCAGGGCGACGGGCTGGTGCTGCGGGCCGGGGAGGGTACGGCGGTCGTGGTCGACACCGGGCCGGATCCGGCGGCGATGGATCGATGTCTGAAGGACCTCGGGATCCAACGGATTCCGGTCGTTGTGCTCAGTCATTTCCATGCTGATCACGTCGGTGGGCTAGCCGGTGTGCTCAGCGATCGGCAGGTGGGCGAGATCGAGGTGACGCCGTACTTCTCGCCGCGCGCCGAGTACGACCGAGTGGTCGAGCTCGCGGGACAGCACGGCGTCGAGGTGCGAACCGCGGCGTACCAGGAGCAGCGGGCCGTGGGGCAGGTGAGTTGGACGACGCTGTGGCCGGCCAAGGTCCCGGCGTTACCCGCAGCGGATACGTCGAGCGCGACACCAAGCGCGACACCAAGCGTGACGCCGGGCGCGGCATCGAGCGTGACGCCGGGCGCGGCATCGAGCGTGATGCCGGGCGCGACGTCGTCCGCGAGCTCGAGCGACGAGGGATCGCCGGAGAATAATGCCAGCGTCACGATGATGGTCGAGCTCTCCGGACTCCGCATCCTGCTCACCGGCGACCTCGAACCCGAATCCCAGCGAGCCGTTGTCGCGACCGGCGCGGACCTCCGCGCCGACGTGCTGAAGGTCCCGCACCACGGTTCAGCCCAGCAAGATCCCGGCTTCATCGCGGCCGTCGACGCGCGTCTCGCGCTCATCTCCGCAGGCCGGGACAACGACTACGGTCATCCCGCCCCGAGAACGCTGGACCTCCTGTCCCACAACGCCCTCCGCATCGCAACCACCAACGTCAGCGGCCCCCTCCTGATCACCAATACCAACAACCACCTGGCCCTGACCACCCGCCCGGCTCACCGAGCCGACGAACCTACGAGCGGGAGGTGA
- a CDS encoding helix-hairpin-helix domain-containing protein, which yields MKVFRRIPPPDPDARARALARLAARPAPHAHAPDNHLHIPNTRRTLPPTPIATAGTPTNRSHLTDAHGGAPPAAARPQAEDLEEREEVRGGWIPNQPDPDQPSPGRHGPERPGSEHFGPERPDPERPVPGRPDPERPGGAERLRDARWTLTPRHVGVLALLLAVGLAWAAWTFLRARPEPVPDTRPTTAATGTPVAQPSTQPGPGSAQTQPRAQHPPGTAQPPGAGQSPGLGPASAQAHVVVHVAGKVRRPGLVRAPAGSRVADVLGLAGGALRGVDLTSLNLARQVVDGEQIVVGQPTNVAPPTAPPTGAASTPVPNTPVNLNAATLAELDALPGVGPVLAQRILDYRTQNGPFTTIDQLQEVPGVGPKKFDSLKPHVRI from the coding sequence GTGAAGGTCTTCCGCCGAATCCCACCCCCCGACCCGGACGCCCGAGCCCGAGCCCTCGCCCGCCTCGCCGCCCGGCCCGCACCGCACGCCCACGCGCCCGACAACCACCTTCACATCCCAAACACCAGGCGCACCTTGCCGCCAACGCCGATCGCGACGGCCGGCACACCCACCAACAGGAGCCACCTGACCGACGCCCACGGCGGCGCCCCGCCTGCCGCCGCCCGGCCCCAAGCCGAAGACCTGGAGGAGCGTGAAGAGGTGCGAGGCGGATGGATCCCCAACCAACCCGACCCCGACCAACCCAGCCCCGGCCGCCACGGCCCTGAGCGACCTGGGTCTGAGCACTTCGGCCCTGAGCGACCCGACCCCGAGCGACCCGTCCCGGGGCGACCCGACCCGGAGCGGCCGGGTGGTGCCGAGCGGCTACGTGACGCCCGCTGGACTCTTACTCCGCGCCACGTTGGAGTCCTTGCCTTACTACTCGCGGTCGGCCTGGCCTGGGCTGCCTGGACCTTCCTTCGCGCTCGGCCTGAGCCTGTCCCCGATACTCGTCCAACCACTGCGGCGACGGGCACCCCCGTAGCTCAACCCTCCACTCAGCCCGGCCCCGGCTCCGCGCAGACCCAGCCCCGCGCACAACATCCTCCAGGCACCGCACAGCCGCCGGGCGCCGGTCAGTCGCCCGGCCTCGGACCGGCTTCCGCCCAAGCGCATGTAGTCGTCCACGTCGCAGGCAAGGTGCGCCGGCCAGGGCTAGTTCGCGCGCCAGCCGGCTCTCGGGTGGCCGACGTACTAGGGCTTGCTGGCGGCGCTCTCCGCGGAGTGGATCTCACCTCTCTCAACCTCGCTCGCCAAGTTGTCGACGGCGAACAGATCGTCGTCGGGCAACCAACAAACGTCGCACCACCTACCGCGCCACCAACCGGCGCGGCATCTACCCCCGTCCCCAACACCCCCGTAAACCTCAACGCCGCCACCCTCGCCGAGCTCGACGCCCTCCCCGGCGTAGGTCCAGTCCTCGCCCAACGCATCCTCGACTACCGCACCCAGAACGGCCCATTCACCACCATCGATCAACTCCAGGAGGTCCCAGGCGTAGGCCCCAAGAAGTTTGACTCTCTAAAGCCCCATGTCCGCATCTAG
- a CDS encoding DegV family protein, with translation MAARVQVVTDSTAGLSTHEVLRHPLTVVPLQVVIGGTSYDDGATSADAVAEALKTFTPVSTSRPAPQTFADTYAACAADGAEAVVSIHLSGDMSGTFEAAMIGAKESPIPVHVVDSRSLGMGLGFPVLAAAAAAAAGEDAATVEAAARARMTSIATYFYVDTLEYLRRGGRIGAAAALLGTALAVKPLLTINAGRIVPLEKVRTSSRAIARLADIAVQRAGDAPVQLAVHHLSNLEKAQTLADTLTTRLPKAEEVVLREVGAVIGAHVGPGLLAVVVSPY, from the coding sequence ATGGCAGCCCGCGTGCAGGTCGTCACCGACTCCACGGCCGGTCTGTCCACGCACGAGGTGCTCCGCCACCCGCTGACCGTCGTACCGCTGCAGGTGGTGATCGGCGGGACGTCGTACGACGACGGCGCGACGTCCGCGGACGCGGTCGCGGAGGCGCTGAAGACGTTCACGCCTGTCTCGACGAGCCGGCCTGCGCCGCAGACCTTCGCCGACACGTACGCCGCCTGCGCCGCCGACGGAGCCGAGGCGGTGGTGTCGATCCACCTCTCCGGCGACATGTCCGGCACCTTCGAGGCCGCGATGATCGGCGCCAAGGAGTCCCCGATCCCGGTCCACGTGGTCGACTCCCGATCACTCGGCATGGGCCTGGGCTTCCCGGTGCTGGCGGCCGCGGCCGCAGCAGCCGCCGGCGAAGACGCCGCGACAGTCGAGGCAGCCGCGCGGGCCCGGATGACGTCCATCGCGACGTACTTCTACGTGGACACCCTCGAGTACCTCCGCCGCGGCGGACGAATCGGCGCCGCGGCGGCCCTGCTGGGCACCGCGCTCGCGGTCAAACCGCTCCTGACCATCAACGCCGGCCGCATCGTCCCCCTGGAAAAGGTCCGCACGTCCTCCCGAGCCATCGCCCGCCTGGCCGACATAGCCGTCCAACGAGCCGGCGACGCCCCCGTCCAGTTGGCCGTCCACCACCTCTCCAACCTGGAAAAGGCCCAAACCCTCGCCGACACCCTCACCACCCGCCTCCCCAAAGCCGAAGAAGTAGTCCTCCGAGAAGTAGGAGCCGTAATAGGAGCCCACGTAGGCCCCGGCCTCCTAGCCGTAGTGGTAAGCCCCTACTAG
- a CDS encoding pyridoxamine 5'-phosphate oxidase family protein, with product MKETEAEVAELQALMDAVYPRSTEHLRSIITGQQQLSAAALVRILTGMRVLTVATVTATGEPRISAVDGHLLHARWVFTTAGSAAKARHLRARPAASVAYVDGERIGVFTHGTVEFLTPRHPDFAETEEYLVGHYGSSPSSWGPDIVYCRLEPTWMVGYGDERKLLPTAAR from the coding sequence ATGAAGGAGACCGAAGCGGAAGTTGCCGAGTTGCAGGCGCTGATGGACGCGGTCTACCCGCGGTCCACCGAGCACCTGCGCAGCATCATCACCGGTCAGCAGCAGCTCAGCGCCGCGGCGCTGGTGCGGATCCTGACCGGCATGCGTGTGCTGACCGTGGCCACGGTCACGGCCACGGGCGAGCCGCGGATCAGCGCGGTCGACGGACACCTGCTGCATGCGCGCTGGGTGTTCACCACAGCCGGTTCGGCGGCCAAGGCGCGGCACCTTCGGGCCAGACCGGCGGCCAGCGTGGCGTACGTCGACGGCGAGCGGATCGGCGTGTTCACGCACGGGACCGTCGAGTTCCTCACCCCACGGCACCCGGACTTCGCGGAGACCGAGGAGTACCTGGTCGGCCACTACGGCAGCTCCCCGTCGAGCTGGGGTCCGGACATCGTCTACTGCCGGCTGGAGCCGACCTGGATGGTCGGGTACGGCGACGAGCGCAAGCTGCTGCCAACGGCAGCGAGGTGA
- a CDS encoding helix-turn-helix domain-containing protein: MSDAEGRADGRRGFAELLLDLRVQAGLSQEELADRAGLSVRSIREMEAGRVARPRKDSVRLLASALGLQDGDTVAFLAAAGHGSARPVVRPAAPATPVVSVADAAPTGLRWRGTRPIPDGLVGREQELLELEALLRQNRLVTLVGPGGVGKTELALAAADRFSSADTTVVVVDLTTVQRDAAVPSAILDAFGTAPGTSDLDDVLSGRRPGDLVIVEDNAEHVLDGVATVANRMVRSFPGIGVLVTSRIPLGLPDEVVRRVQVLGVPANDEDFDGIAASPAVEMFCRRVARVRPDFELTPQNASIVARLCRRLDGLPLALELAAARAGSLSVETILAALDDRFRLLSGPRRFGAPHQRTLADTIAWSVDALSDPARQLLYRASVLGSPFTLDAVAGVCTGPPIDEIDVPMLLAELVEKSLLQPVHEFEQLYGARYKLLETIREHAYAGLASQGDLTEFRDRAVEWCSTYVSGLEGAWSSPDRDRRYRAAHANSALFEVALARAAELGEWETAARIVLGFRVAWQYQASVAESGIRWATLCAENVSDKETSGRLLAIAGRLSSLTGDIHGARRHYGEARTLIPGETEMGLVARGGWVSSGSHLLDTQSLAEIPALVDDARKHGDLQRSATVQAICGLALLRWGRLVEAKELLLAWEAALVNPGVYPDEIAYMALSRVDLELGNLSGARHWALLARDSQASDDPERTKVAGCLAMVEYHDGRYDEARALLDQADADIRGHRGYFDYLVMLYRSRLARAAGEVEQARLAIRDALNRLLLEGRVVYLLEVLPEAVAVLHALGRSEAGDAVCGELLAWQRSMDPPMLPTAWAVLQESCDSATVADGWPEPDAAAAVQRLAHDVLAALS, translated from the coding sequence GTGTCGGACGCGGAAGGCCGGGCTGACGGTCGGCGAGGTTTCGCCGAGCTGTTGCTCGACTTGCGGGTCCAGGCCGGCCTTTCCCAGGAGGAACTGGCCGATCGCGCCGGGCTGAGTGTGCGCTCGATCCGCGAGATGGAGGCCGGCCGGGTCGCGCGGCCGCGCAAGGACTCGGTCCGGCTGCTCGCGTCCGCGCTCGGACTCCAGGACGGTGACACCGTTGCGTTCCTCGCTGCGGCCGGCCATGGCTCGGCGCGTCCCGTCGTACGGCCGGCCGCGCCCGCGACGCCTGTTGTCTCGGTGGCGGACGCCGCTCCGACCGGTTTGCGCTGGCGTGGCACGCGACCGATCCCGGACGGGCTGGTCGGACGTGAGCAGGAGCTGCTCGAGCTGGAGGCGCTGCTCCGGCAGAACCGGCTCGTCACGCTCGTCGGCCCCGGCGGGGTCGGCAAGACCGAGCTCGCGCTCGCCGCGGCCGACCGGTTCTCCAGCGCCGACACGACCGTGGTCGTCGTCGACCTGACGACCGTGCAGCGCGACGCCGCCGTACCGTCGGCGATCCTCGACGCCTTCGGCACCGCGCCGGGGACGTCGGATCTCGACGACGTCCTGTCCGGACGCCGGCCCGGCGACCTGGTGATCGTGGAGGACAACGCCGAGCACGTGCTCGACGGCGTCGCGACGGTCGCGAACCGGATGGTCCGCAGCTTCCCGGGCATCGGCGTCCTGGTCACGTCCCGGATCCCGCTCGGCCTGCCCGACGAGGTGGTACGTCGTGTGCAGGTGCTCGGCGTACCGGCGAACGACGAGGACTTCGACGGCATCGCCGCGTCACCGGCCGTCGAGATGTTCTGCCGGCGGGTGGCGCGGGTGCGGCCGGACTTCGAGCTGACCCCGCAGAACGCATCGATCGTCGCGCGCCTGTGCCGCCGGCTGGACGGCCTGCCGCTGGCGCTGGAGTTGGCAGCCGCGCGGGCCGGGTCGCTGTCGGTGGAGACGATCCTGGCAGCACTCGACGACCGCTTCCGGTTGCTGTCCGGGCCGCGGCGGTTCGGCGCGCCGCATCAGCGGACGCTGGCCGACACGATCGCCTGGAGCGTGGACGCGCTGTCGGATCCGGCGCGGCAGCTGCTGTACCGGGCGTCGGTGCTGGGCTCGCCGTTCACCCTCGACGCGGTGGCGGGCGTGTGCACGGGCCCGCCGATCGACGAGATCGACGTACCGATGCTGCTGGCCGAGCTGGTGGAGAAGTCGCTGCTGCAGCCTGTGCACGAGTTCGAGCAGTTGTACGGCGCGCGGTACAAGCTGCTGGAGACGATCCGGGAGCACGCGTACGCCGGACTCGCGTCGCAGGGCGACCTCACCGAGTTCCGGGACCGGGCTGTCGAGTGGTGTTCGACGTACGTGTCCGGGCTGGAAGGCGCGTGGTCCTCGCCGGATCGCGACCGGCGGTACCGGGCGGCGCACGCGAACTCGGCGCTCTTCGAGGTGGCGCTGGCGCGGGCCGCCGAGCTGGGAGAGTGGGAGACCGCGGCGCGGATCGTGCTCGGGTTCCGGGTCGCGTGGCAGTACCAGGCGAGTGTGGCCGAGAGCGGGATCCGGTGGGCGACGCTGTGCGCGGAGAACGTGTCCGACAAGGAGACGAGTGGCAGGCTGCTCGCGATCGCCGGCCGGCTGTCCAGCCTGACCGGTGACATCCACGGCGCGCGCCGGCACTACGGCGAGGCGCGGACGCTGATCCCGGGCGAGACCGAGATGGGCCTGGTGGCACGGGGCGGCTGGGTATCGTCCGGTTCGCACCTGCTGGACACGCAGAGCCTGGCCGAGATACCTGCGCTGGTTGACGACGCTCGCAAGCACGGCGACCTGCAGCGGTCGGCGACGGTGCAGGCGATCTGTGGACTGGCCCTACTGCGGTGGGGCCGTCTGGTGGAGGCCAAGGAGCTTCTGCTGGCGTGGGAGGCCGCGCTGGTCAATCCGGGCGTCTACCCGGACGAGATCGCGTACATGGCGCTCAGCCGGGTGGACCTCGAGCTGGGGAACCTGTCCGGCGCCCGCCACTGGGCCCTGCTCGCCCGCGACAGCCAGGCGTCGGACGACCCGGAGCGGACGAAGGTGGCCGGCTGCCTCGCGATGGTCGAGTACCACGACGGCCGGTACGACGAGGCGCGGGCGCTGCTCGACCAGGCCGACGCGGACATCCGCGGGCATCGCGGGTACTTCGACTACTTGGTGATGCTGTACCGGTCCCGGCTGGCCCGTGCCGCCGGTGAGGTCGAGCAGGCGCGGCTAGCGATCCGGGACGCGCTCAACCGGTTGCTGCTCGAAGGCCGGGTCGTCTACCTGCTCGAAGTACTGCCGGAAGCTGTGGCGGTGCTGCACGCGCTGGGGCGCTCGGAGGCAGGGGACGCGGTCTGCGGCGAGTTGCTCGCCTGGCAGCGGTCCATGGACCCGCCGATGCTGCCGACCGCTTGGGCCGTGCTGCAAGAGTCCTGCGACAGCGCGACCGTGGCGGACGGGTGGCCGGAGCCTGACGCGGCGGCCGCGGTGCAGCGGCTCGCGCACGACGTACTCGCCGCTCTTTCCTGA
- a CDS encoding YjbQ family protein: MRSELIDVETGGTEVVFDLTSRCERFVNAEAHQAQGDGLLHLFVPHATAGIAILETGAGSDTDLLAVLEELLPRDFGWRHRHGTPGHGRDHVMPALVPPYASIPVLDGRMMLGTWQSICLVDTNVDNPRRQVRLSWLPG; the protein is encoded by the coding sequence ATGCGCTCTGAGCTGATCGACGTCGAGACCGGTGGTACCGAGGTCGTCTTCGACCTGACGAGCAGGTGCGAGCGGTTCGTCAACGCTGAGGCCCATCAGGCCCAGGGTGACGGACTGCTGCACCTGTTCGTGCCGCACGCGACCGCGGGAATCGCGATCCTCGAGACCGGCGCCGGCAGCGACACCGACCTGCTCGCGGTGCTCGAGGAGCTGCTGCCGCGGGATTTCGGCTGGCGGCATCGGCACGGTACGCCGGGACACGGACGCGACCACGTCATGCCTGCCCTGGTACCGCCCTACGCCAGCATCCCCGTTCTCGACGGACGGATGATGCTCGGCACCTGGCAGTCGATCTGCCTGGTCGACACCAACGTCGACAATCCACGGCGTCAGGTCCGGCTTTCCTGGCTGCCGGGTTAA
- the leuS gene encoding leucine--tRNA ligase — protein MQAKWRPVWEKLDPFKAKDDGSAERRYALTMFSYPSGDLHMGHAEVFALHDVLARYWFQQGYDVLNPIGWDSFGLPAENAAIKRNEHPATFTYANIETQAESIRRYAISFDWSRRLHTSDPEYYRWTQWLFLRLYERGLAYRKASYVNWCPNDQTVLANEQVVQGKCERCGWEVTKRELTQWYFKTTEYAQRLLDDMELLQWPEEILLMQRNWIGRSEGAFADFQVEGRAEPIRVFTTRPDTLFGATFMVVAPDAKLAAELVTPEQQAAFDAYLTKVKATTEIERQSTEREKTGVFLGSYAINPVTGQRIPIWAADYVLADYGTGAIMAVPGQDTRDWEFAEKFDLPIVRTVQPEEGFEGKAYTGDGPAINSANDEISLDGLEVAEAKSRIIDWLESKGLGERTINYRLRDWLLSRQRYWGCPIPIIHCPSCGEVPVPDDQLPMELPDLRGADLAPKGVSPLAAAREWVEVDCPKCGGKAERDTDTMDTFVDSSWYFLRYLSPEYTDGPFDQAVADRWMSVYQYVGGKEHAVLHLLYARFFVKALHDMGLLNAVEPFTRLLNQGQVINQGKAMSKSLGNGVNLGDQIDEYGVDAVRLTMVFAGPPADDIDWADMSPGGSLKFLQRAWRLAGAVEAPLGSDPSTGDVELRKITHRTVADAAELIDSHRFNVMVARIMELVNATRKAIDAGPGAADPAVREAVETVAILLSLVAPYTAEEMWEELGHEPTVAKAGWPKVDPALLVEDTVTCVVQVAGKVKDRLEVAPDISDADLEQLALASEAIQKALDGRGTRKVIVRAPKLVNIVPA, from the coding sequence ATGCAGGCCAAGTGGCGTCCGGTGTGGGAGAAGCTGGACCCGTTCAAGGCGAAGGACGACGGCTCGGCGGAGCGCCGCTACGCGCTCACGATGTTCTCCTACCCGTCCGGCGACCTGCACATGGGCCACGCCGAGGTGTTCGCGCTGCACGACGTGCTGGCGCGCTACTGGTTCCAGCAGGGGTACGACGTCCTGAACCCGATCGGCTGGGACTCGTTCGGTCTGCCCGCGGAGAACGCCGCGATCAAGCGCAACGAGCACCCGGCGACGTTCACCTACGCCAACATCGAGACCCAGGCGGAGTCGATCCGGCGGTACGCGATCAGCTTCGACTGGTCCCGCCGGCTGCACACGTCCGACCCGGAGTACTACCGCTGGACGCAGTGGCTGTTCCTGCGGCTGTACGAGCGCGGCCTGGCGTACCGGAAGGCGTCGTACGTCAACTGGTGCCCGAACGACCAGACCGTGCTGGCCAACGAGCAGGTCGTCCAGGGCAAGTGCGAGCGCTGCGGCTGGGAGGTCACCAAGCGGGAGCTGACCCAGTGGTACTTCAAGACCACCGAGTACGCGCAGCGCCTGCTGGACGACATGGAGCTGCTGCAGTGGCCGGAAGAGATCCTGCTGATGCAGCGCAACTGGATCGGCCGCTCCGAGGGTGCGTTCGCCGACTTCCAGGTGGAGGGCCGCGCGGAGCCGATCCGCGTCTTCACCACCCGGCCGGACACGCTGTTCGGCGCGACGTTCATGGTCGTGGCGCCGGACGCGAAGCTGGCCGCCGAGCTGGTGACGCCGGAGCAGCAGGCCGCCTTCGACGCGTACCTGACCAAGGTGAAGGCCACCACCGAGATCGAGCGGCAGAGCACCGAGCGCGAGAAGACCGGCGTCTTCCTGGGTTCGTACGCGATCAACCCGGTGACCGGGCAGCGGATCCCGATCTGGGCCGCCGACTACGTGCTGGCCGACTACGGCACCGGCGCGATCATGGCGGTCCCGGGCCAGGACACCCGGGACTGGGAGTTCGCCGAGAAGTTCGACCTGCCGATCGTCCGGACCGTGCAGCCGGAGGAGGGTTTCGAGGGCAAGGCGTACACGGGTGACGGCCCGGCCATCAACAGCGCGAACGACGAGATCAGCCTGGACGGCCTGGAGGTCGCCGAGGCGAAGTCGCGGATCATCGACTGGCTGGAGAGCAAGGGCCTGGGCGAGCGGACGATCAACTACCGGCTGCGCGACTGGCTGCTGAGCCGGCAGCGGTACTGGGGCTGCCCGATCCCGATCATCCACTGCCCGTCCTGCGGCGAGGTGCCGGTCCCGGACGACCAGCTGCCGATGGAACTGCCCGACCTGCGCGGTGCCGACCTGGCGCCGAAGGGTGTGTCCCCGCTAGCGGCGGCCCGCGAGTGGGTCGAGGTCGACTGCCCGAAGTGCGGCGGCAAGGCCGAGCGGGACACCGACACCATGGACACGTTCGTGGACTCGTCGTGGTACTTCCTGCGCTACCTGTCGCCGGAGTACACCGACGGCCCGTTCGACCAGGCCGTGGCGGACCGCTGGATGTCGGTCTACCAGTACGTCGGCGGCAAGGAGCACGCCGTACTGCACCTGCTGTACGCGCGGTTCTTCGTCAAGGCGCTGCACGACATGGGCCTGCTGAACGCGGTCGAGCCGTTCACCCGGCTGCTGAACCAGGGTCAGGTCATCAACCAGGGCAAGGCGATGAGCAAGTCCCTGGGCAACGGCGTGAACCTGGGCGACCAGATCGACGAGTACGGCGTGGACGCGGTCCGGCTGACCATGGTGTTCGCGGGTCCGCCGGCCGACGACATCGACTGGGCCGACATGTCCCCGGGCGGTTCGCTGAAGTTCCTGCAACGGGCCTGGCGGCTGGCAGGAGCGGTCGAGGCGCCGCTGGGCTCGGATCCCTCGACCGGCGACGTCGAGCTGCGCAAGATCACCCACCGCACGGTGGCCGACGCGGCCGAGCTGATCGACTCGCACCGGTTCAACGTGATGGTCGCCCGGATCATGGAGCTGGTGAACGCCACCCGGAAGGCGATCGACGCCGGTCCCGGCGCGGCCGACCCGGCCGTGCGTGAGGCCGTCGAGACCGTGGCGATCCTGCTGAGCCTGGTCGCGCCGTACACGGCCGAGGAGATGTGGGAGGAGCTGGGCCACGAGCCGACCGTCGCCAAGGCCGGCTGGCCGAAGGTCGACCCGGCGCTGCTGGTCGAGGACACGGTGACCTGCGTGGTCCAGGTGGCCGGCAAGGTGAAGGACCGGCTGGAGGTCGCGCCGGACATCTCCGACGCCGACCTGGAGCAGCTGGCGCTGGCGTCGGAGGCGATCCAGAAGGCGCTGGACGGCCGCGGTACCCGCAAGGTGATCGTGCGGGCGCCGAAGCTGGTCAACATCGTCCCCGCGTGA